The Rattus norvegicus strain BN/NHsdMcwi chromosome 9, GRCr8, whole genome shotgun sequence genome contains the following window.
TAACCCTTCCAGGTATTTTTACATTCCTATGTGATAGTCACTGTCTACAAAAATAGAACGAGTACTGTAGGTATCACAATCTTGCTGCTCCTAtctttatgatttttcttttcttttttttttttttattcttttttttccgaagctggggaccgaacccagagcctggcgcttgctaggcaagtgctctacccctgagctaaatccccaacccacgattttgcttttctttgttcactACAGCTTCCCTTCTTTGCATTTTCATTTAAGCAATATtgaattaagtttttaaatgagAGTAGATTCTCATGTAATATATCCTGACCACTGTTTCCCCAACCTGCACTCCCGACTACCCCCCACTTCTATCCTTTCCCCAAGATCCACCCCCGCACCCATTTCCTCTTCAAAAAGGAGCAGACCTAACGGacaaaacaagatagaaaaagacaAGGTGAAAGCCTTCATATTGGACAAGGCAACCTGATAGGAAAAATCTCAAGATCAATCCAAAGAATCAGAGTTACACCtgcttccactgttaggagtcccgcaaagacaccaagctaacagccataatATATAAGCAGAGGACCTGGCATAGACCCATGCTGTCTCTATGCTTGCCATTTAAGTTTCTGTAAGATTCCTAGAAATCCAGTCAGTGTTAGTCATGGGTTCCCTCTCATATCAAgggcctcaagttaaaccaaacattggttggccactcaaaCACGTTTGTTACCATAATGCCCCAGCACATCTTAGGAAGGACCcattgtaggtgtgtgtgggtgttggggGCCGAGGGGTGtttccaggtttctctttcttctttttagccTGTAGAGTACCTTCTCTCCTCAAAGAGACTAGAACACAGGGGCGAAGGCTCCGAGCCTGCACTCGCTTGACCTCTGCATTCTGTGTGGAATTTGTCCTTAATGATCAGGCCATGCTGTCAGTTATCTGAGAGAAAAGTTTGTCCTTGCATCAGCATGGATTGTTTAAGGATCTCAAGGGACCTCCTTGGCCAACAGCTCAACCAAATGTAACTTATTAGCAACATCGAAGCCCTGTCTGGTTTCAAAGGATGGTAAGTTCATACTCCATATCCTCCATTACCAGTAGTTTTCATTAGGGTCACCCTGGTCATCCAGGAAGTTGTCATTGTACTGGATTTCTATACTAACTCCCAAATAACCCCTAATTccagctgtttcttcctgcaTTGTACTTTCCCCTGCATCCCCCTCAACTGATCCTCCCTACTCCTGTTCCCATCAAACTCTGGTCTACTCACAGaaattattctatttcccctgTAGAAAGAGATCTGTGCTTCCTCCCTAGAGTCTACCTCTTTAACTAACCCCTCTGGGTTTATTACTATTTACCTAATAGgtaatatccacttgtaagtaAATGCATGCCATGTTTGtcattctgggtgtgatttctttAGTTGTATTTTCTTGCCTGTAAATTCATGATGGCATCTTTTTGAACAGCTGAGtgataaatgtaccacacttttagTGTACCCCATagggctcaaagtgagtcttaactgcAAGGAGATCCCCCAAGTGAGGCATGAGAATGGAGTTTAATGCAAAGGCAAGAGTTTATTTTCTCGAGTGTCGGGGTCAACCTTCAGTCAGCCCCTCTTAGCGAGGGACTGGAAGGTGACCCCAATGGCTgtgacaagcagtttttatactttcaggggtacaggttacattagcaggtttacagttcaaacttatatGGCATGCCTTTGAGCTCTTATGTGGGACCAGAGGATCAGGCTACTCTCAGTACATTCTGcaggattttcaagaatgtccctggtCCTCCCAAGAActctgggtggagaatggaacttgtccTAGCCTTGGCCAGAGGCCTGAAGCTGGGTTGTTACCTAATCTTAACCAGAGGCAGTTGatgtaaagctggcaaaagcccttagggtccccaTAACCTACCTGCTTTCCACCAGGCCAAGCCTCCTGACAGCGCTTaggcttcagtaagaactagggtccttcaacccattcttcagttgaggtatTTTTCGGTTGTTTCTAGGTTCTGGCAAGTGTGAATAaatatgctatgaacataggtgaGCAAATGGCCTTGTGGTAGGGTGGAGCACCTTTTAGATAGATGCCCAAGAGCTTTATAGCTGTGATTTGAGATACATGGATTCTCAGGGTTCTGAGGCACCAGGACTCTGAGGAAATGCTCATTTCCATAGTGGCAGTATTAGTTTGCACCCTACAAGCATGGAGAGTTATTAcccattctccacatccttaccagcatgactTGTCACttgtattgatcttagccattcagacatGTGGAAGATAgattctcaaagtagttttgatttgcatttccttgatggctgagatgataatgatttctttaagtatttctcagctttctgagattcctcttttgagaattctctgtttagatttataccccccctttttaaaaaagatttatttatttaatgtgagtgagttcactgtacctgtcttcagacaggccaaaagagggcatcagatcccattacagatggttgtgagtgaccatgtggttgctggaaattgaactcgggacctctggaagagcagtcagtgctcttaaccgctgagccatctctccagctcctataccccatttcttaattgaattttttgctttagaaagtctgttttcttcgggtctttatgtattttatatattaggcctctataagatatggatttgtttaaaaaaatattttcccgtTCTTTAGGCTGCCACTATGTCCAATTGACTGGGATTTTGCCACAGCTAATcccctttatatatttattttttcatttgttggCAAAGATGAGAAACAGAATACACAGGATGAGTATTGGCATGTAATATCTTAAAATTGTTATTACAATCTTGTAGTTCATGTTTAAAacactttctgtctgtctttctgtctccttttattTTGGTACCATTTACGTTGTGTGATTCTATTCATTATAATCTAATTATATTGTTTCTCTGGAAAATGAAAGACCTGCACCTACAATTTTATAATCTGAAAATTTACTATGTTATGAGTTTCTTGAGGTTTTGATAGTTTGGGAAACAGTTTTAGTGTCCTCTTCTGAAGGCTTGTCTCTCCTCATTTCTTGGCAAATCTGTGTATTCCAATTGTTGCAATCATcaattttttggttttctgtgtgtgtgtgtgtgtgtgtgtgtgtgtgtggtttgtttgtttgtttttgctactTAAATGATTGATATTGTTAACAcatttgatttgggttttttaaaCTTTCTGATATAttattgcctttttgtcctagtTAGCTTCAGTTGTGAACATTTTAGAGCCTACAATCATCTGAGGGTCTCCCTTGAGGGCATGCCCTCATCAAAATGTCTGCATGCTGTATCAGTGAGAGATTGTGttgtgatgattgatgtgggaaggctctACACTGAGGGTGGCAGGATCCCTAAGCAAGTGGGCCTGGGCTGGGTAAGAGAGCTGGCTAACTATGAGACAGTGACCAAGCAGGAAACACTACTTGTTCATGGTTTTTGCCTTTTCTTGAAGCTTGAGTTTCTATCCTAAGCTCCCAAACTGATGGCTGTCATGTGATTGGACCAAGCAAGCGAACCTGTTTATTTCCTGAGATGCTTTTGGTTAGAGAATTGAATCAAAGTAGGAGAGTAGCAagttagaacaaaaaaaaaaaaaaaaaaggttattttgttgctgGACAGAAACTAGAGAAACTAGAAATGTTCTCCTTTGGAGGAACCTGGTAAACATTAGGGCTTGAGATGGTAATACAGCATAGAAAGCTGTATTCAGAGCTTAGTCGGCTGTTGTTGTAGCACCTGGAAGACTGGAGTCATGGAAGTAACGCAGTCAGAAGTTGAGGTCATAGGATTTCAGTGGAAAATAGACTCCATGAAAGATCTAGCTAGAAgtcatttatgtggtattttgacCCCAAATCATTCTTATTCGGCCCATGCTCTGAGAAATTGAGTAAggcagaattaaaaaataaatagctaTATTTCTTAGGTGAAATATTGAATCTGTTAGATGATTATTACTAGTAACTCATTCTGgactacaagaaaaaaaacaacaagttGAGCAGCAATAAATCCAAAGTCTGTGGTTTGTAGAGAAAAGCAGCCCTGGGAAGTTACACATGACAGCCAAATGCTGAGACAGAGGCATGAATTTTCAAAGAGATTATCACCATTAAAGAGAAGGTCTTTGCTCAGGATTGGAAGCCTAAGAAAGTGAATTAAGGGAAACAGTCCCTCCTGCTAAGCCTTCAGTTAATGGAAGGGGGAATTGGCAAAGTCATTCCTAGACCCAGGAAGGAACTTCATATAAAACCTGCTACTACTGGTCCAAGCTTGGTACCCAAGTTCTGGAAATcagaaatatggaaaaataagGTTATGGCTTCTTCCCCAATGGTTTCAGTTCAGCACTGTTCCAGCCATCTGTGTTTGGCAGAGTGAGATCCCCAGTGAGGGAGGACACTGTGAGAGTGCATGGGATGAATCTGAGGATGAAGCCTGAGTTGCATTTGAGACTACAAGATATAGAGATACCCAAGTTATGAGACACCTGTCATGGAGAGCTGCATATAGGGAGTTCAAGGGCCATCTAAGCCTTTTGAAACTGAGGCTCCTTGTGTCTGAGACAGAGCTGCAGGGCTTGGTGTTTGTCCTGCTGGGtttcttgctttggtccaatcTTCCCTCACTATGTACACATTCCTCTCTACTGGAATGGGAAGGGGTATTCTGTGCCTTTGTATGTTGGAACGATATAACTTGCTTTCTGATTTTAAAAGATGTGGCAATCAAGAGTGTCAGAAGTGATTTGGTGCATTTGAAGACTGTATGGGCTGCTGCAGGCTATTAGGGTCATTCGAAGCTCCTGATTAGCTGCCTGTGAGGGATGGTTTGCTTAGAATTGACTTGTTTGgacttttccagttctgggaaacagaaacttaggcctagttTCCCAGTCTGTCAGTTTACAACCTGTCTTGGAGGAGTCAGCCTTGCTCTGGCCAACTCAGTTCTCTCAATAGAAGCTGTTGTAGGAGGAACCTTTCTAGATGATTAGTTATTGGGGATGACATTTGAGTGTCTATAGACTCAACCCATTTCCTGTGTGGggtttgtgtgtggggtgtgtgtgtgtgtgtgtgtgtgtgtgtgtgtgtgtgtgtgtgtattgtgtagtgGTTTTACCTGATTAGTCAGCCTCCTTCCTATGTTGTCTTGCCTTCAGCATTATAGACTCTAACCCTAAATCACATAAGATGCAGTTGAAGCAATTACTATTCACTGCTAAGGTATTTTGCAAGcctgtttctttttataatttaagttttgtttttgtttttgaggacaaagcttctctatgtagtcctggctgtcctgaaagtagCTGTTTAGAACATGCAGCCTCAAACATAaatggtccacctgcctctggctccagagtgccaggattaaatgtGGGCCATCATGcccaggtttttctttgtttgtttgtttgtttgtttgtttgtttgttcgtttttataTTATTGGCTGATGGGTTGGACTGTGGGTTTTGGCACATGTCAAGCATATGCTGCTGTGTTGATCTTCATCCACGTtatgaattttgaaatttgacAGAGAGCATATTCTGTTTCTCAGGATGGCATGTATGTATTCATGACATTCATACTGCCTGGCTATATTGCCTGAGCTCTGAGTCATTGGATTGCAGGTATATGACATTTTTCCTACCTGTTGCatttgtgttgatttttttaatgaatatgtatattttgcctgtatgaatGAATATGCACATCATGTATGCCTAATCCTCATAGTAGTTAGAAAATGGCTTCAGAATTCCTGAACTTGGAGTAATCAATAGTTGTGAAGCTCCATTCTAACTACTAGCAATTGAGGCCAATTATTTTTAAGACCAGCAAGAGCTCTTCACTGATGAGCCAGCTCCTGTCCTATGTTGCTTATTTAGGATCAACATTTACATTGCCAATATTTTGAGCTATCTGTTTGTATCTGTTTAAACATTCATTCCCTTGTAGTAAGATCTCATTACTGTTACAGTTTAAACTGGGCCACCTCAAGATTCTGGAAGAAGAATACTGAACTGCAGTGAATGTAATTCTTTGTAGGATCTCTAGTAAAAACCTCTGAGTCCTTTTCtatctttcctgtttgtttgattAATTTTTCATAGGGGAAACAGGGTCTTAatatgtacctctggctgtcctggatagaCCTCAGAtatacctgcctttgcctcctcagttcttggattaaagacatgagcctaTATGCTCACTTGATATTTTTTGCAGTTAGTAATTGTTCATACAATTTCTCTGTGTGCTTAGtactgctcctctctctctctctctccattagtTAACATTTCTCTTGCAAGGCTATATCCTACTCAATGAGCAAAGAAATGACAGAGGTAAACCTTATTActcagttttcttctaagatgatTTGGTAATTACATTAGAACATCTGGGTCAAGAAATAAGTGGGGGAAGCACCAGAAGCATACATTTACAGTGATATCTGTATCATGGTTTCTGTTTTACTAATGTATGGGATATTTCAGGATGTATTGACCTATGATGATGTACATGTGAACTTCACTCGAGAAGaatgggctttgctggatccttcacagaagagtctctacaaagatgtgatgcaggagacctacaggaacctcactgctataggtaagacagtgaattttctttcagtttttaaaataaggaaacgAATGTTCCTTTGTTACTGTtgcttttctgtaacttcaattGAGAATAAAGGAAAATGAGGTGAAAAGGTCAGGTTCACTGAAGATAGTAACTTAAATGTTGCCTAATTTCCAATAATATATCATACATTTTCTGGTATTGTATTTTAGGTTACAATTGGGAAGACCATACTATTGAAGAACATTGTCAAAGTttcagaagacatggaaggtaattttcatgtGCAAGTTGGTATGAATATGCCTCTGAAGAAATGTTAGTATGTCCtggaacttttaaagaaaagcaacagtGGTAAAGAAAAAAGCACTTCTCTAAGTTTATTGATtattaaattctcacaaatccATGTACCTCAATGTCAGGTGTctgatttgaaagaaaacaaggaaacaatGCCTTAACAAATATTACCATTTGAATCATAGCCACATTACAGCTACTCTGTATACCTGCCAATCTGTTTagtctcataacacacacacacacacacacacacacacacacacacacacacacgcacagagagagaaacagagtagGTGATAAGTTTATGTTTCTAATAGGCAAATATATCATAGTAAAGCTGATTACTCATATAGTAACATTGTTAAGTTTAAGTGAGAGGGACAGTTTATGAGAGTCAAGAATGTTTTTGAAGAGAAAACTTAATTCTTATACCATATGTCTATGATGAACAAAAAATCAAACTGTATGAATGATGCAATGTGGAaatatttcatttgttattttaacaGCTATATCCTGTGTCACAATGGATACAAGCCATGTGAGCACAAGGATATTGAAAGAAGCaatgtctccccacccccagaacaATTAAGATATATGTAGTAGTCCACATTTGAGCAGACTTTCTCAGTGTGATACAAGTTTATAATTAGTTGGTTTCCCAACTTCATTGGGAATATATCCATAAAGTCACATAGCAGAAAATCCCTATGAATACTAGGATTGTGGAAATTCCTTTCTGTTTGTCCTGGTTCACTTTGCTGATGTGGTATGCAAACGTAGTGTATTTCACAATAATGGAAAGCATATGAATgtactcaatgtggtaaagctctgagctcttccatttctcttcaaatatatgagaaatCTCATAGAGATAAAAGATGGTACAAATGTGAGCCATGTAATAACACTTTTACCAACCCATAATGAATGGGAAACCATGAGTGTAAACAAAGTGATACAACCTTAAGATGTGATTCTTCTTTACAATTAgaccaaattataaaattaatttccaatTATTAGATTCATTAGTTTAGTGGTAAAGCTTTCACATGTGCCAACTATCTATCTTTGCAGGCATGAAAGatgtcatactggagagaaaccctctgAAAATACTCAGTgttgtaaagcctttgcacaacatAGTCCTCTCCAAAgacataaaagcacacatactggagagaaactctatGAATGTAAGTCACGTGATAAAGCCTTTACATACTATTCTCAGCTTCAAACTCTTGAAAGAATTCATgctggagaaaaaccctacaaatgcaatcaatgtggtaaagcctttacatctCATAGTTCTCTCCAAGTACAtgaaagaatacatactggagagaaaccctacaaatgcaatcaatgtggtaaagcctttgcacaactcAGTCATCTCAAAACGCATGGAATAACACattctggagagaaaccttacgaaTGTGaacagtgtggtaaagcctttacatctcatagttatctccaagtatataaaagaatacatactggagagaagctctatgaatgtgatcaatgtggtaaagcctttgta
Protein-coding sequences here:
- the LOC120093136 gene encoding zinc finger protein 431-like isoform X1, producing the protein MDVLTYDDVHVNFTREEWALLDPSQKSLYKDVMQETYRNLTAIGYNWEDHTIEEHCQSFRRHGRHERCHTGEKPSENTQCCKAFAQHSPLQRHKSTHTGEKLYEWQKSLLAAF
- the LOC120093136 gene encoding zinc finger protein 431-like isoform X2 yields the protein MDVLTYDDVHVNFTREEWALLDPSQKSLYKDVMQETYRNLTAIGYNWEDHTIEEHCQSFRRHGR